A region of Pyxidicoccus parkwaysis DNA encodes the following proteins:
- a CDS encoding CHAT domain-containing protein: MATLCETVGRFVDGELGTEEAEAFRQHIPDCDTCQREMTELLQLKLLLRGQLERDARPAPEPLPPAPIPLFRRRSFVATLSALAASVLVVFGVRQLMPSGPPQDAWLVQRPERLLEARLGYPRADVYRPPASKTMSNNGAVEDLPHAAFAWLEEHDDVHGLAAAYLVRDAPGFAEHALQKLTELKVRSPEVENDRAVALLLAGRHKEALLLLDGVLREHPRHAQALWNRGLVLRELGLPLMAARSFSDVSALGEPGWADEAARKAEELRRATFGRRDRWKVACEAGKSLLDAPPDNLPRGFALQPIARLYFYDAIRAAPNRERVLALLPLAQELDARAGNTVLDAYVHRVAAADFTRRAPLARSYAALSRELPSREDHANFLKALRQSSEEDILLGSLLTPYTSARELDLFSAMARDARDSWFPLLAAETRAKRDLSEGHPKQALKALQDAGKLCPARGLEYRCLSMELLFADLYRQRHMVDDALDHAERGWKQARATNEWRMEEDLLWLLAQLARVVNDGSLTRAYLGEYLERGQGDPDAQRRAHQDLANMAFQELRVDEARREIDAALATGLPLSSSGAFVLADISRLKRAPGDEVHLNRALETARSRLGTGEHAVATHVLGRFFLEQDPERGRALLWHAIEEAEAPELKEDAAARRARAYSYTSLLHDAGRRGDFKAALDLFAKERGTRLPGQCLLAVTADSERTLLLVLSPSGELLGRFDESRRQPLPPRLEGLVPENLLAALRECSRVEVLARPPLHGRAGLLPPGMAWSYLTRTAPPAVQRTGPAVHLVVSGVALPPGSTLKRLNTWTPSFGPDEQPITLSEMEATPSRVLDAMRDATEIDLVAHGVINGTSDSSYLMLAPGPEDPEPELSVPQVRHASLRGAPFVVLAACHAAHTTYSLDTPFSLPAAFIDAGARGVLAATVEIPDLEAAAFFNAVRERIRSGAPPALALRDERMKWREQQRGASWLDNVLLFE; this comes from the coding sequence ATGGCCACCCTTTGTGAGACAGTCGGCCGGTTCGTGGACGGAGAGCTCGGCACCGAGGAAGCCGAGGCCTTTCGCCAGCACATCCCGGACTGCGACACGTGCCAGCGCGAGATGACGGAGCTCTTGCAGCTCAAGCTCCTGCTGCGCGGGCAGTTGGAGCGCGACGCAAGGCCCGCGCCCGAGCCATTGCCGCCCGCGCCCATTCCCCTGTTCCGCCGGCGCTCCTTCGTCGCGACGCTGTCCGCGCTCGCGGCGTCGGTGCTGGTGGTGTTCGGGGTGCGGCAGCTGATGCCCTCCGGGCCGCCGCAGGATGCGTGGCTGGTGCAGCGCCCGGAGCGGTTGCTGGAGGCGCGGCTCGGCTACCCGCGCGCGGATGTCTACCGGCCTCCCGCCTCGAAGACGATGAGCAACAACGGCGCGGTGGAGGACCTGCCGCATGCGGCGTTCGCCTGGCTGGAGGAGCACGATGACGTCCACGGGCTGGCGGCGGCCTACCTCGTGCGCGACGCCCCCGGCTTCGCCGAGCATGCGCTCCAGAAGCTGACCGAGCTGAAGGTGCGCTCGCCGGAGGTGGAGAACGACCGGGCCGTCGCGCTGCTGCTCGCGGGCCGGCACAAGGAAGCACTCCTGCTCCTGGACGGCGTGCTGCGCGAGCACCCGCGCCATGCGCAGGCGCTGTGGAACCGGGGACTGGTGCTGCGCGAGCTGGGATTGCCGCTGATGGCGGCGCGGTCCTTCAGCGACGTCTCCGCCCTCGGAGAGCCCGGCTGGGCCGACGAGGCGGCGAGAAAGGCGGAGGAGCTCCGGCGCGCCACCTTCGGACGGCGGGACAGATGGAAGGTGGCCTGCGAGGCGGGCAAGTCCCTCCTCGACGCGCCGCCGGACAACCTTCCCAGGGGCTTCGCCCTGCAGCCCATCGCACGCCTCTACTTCTACGACGCCATCCGGGCGGCCCCCAACCGCGAGCGTGTGCTGGCACTGCTGCCCCTCGCACAGGAGCTGGATGCGCGCGCGGGAAACACCGTGCTGGACGCCTATGTGCACCGTGTCGCGGCGGCGGACTTCACGCGGCGCGCCCCGCTCGCGCGGAGCTACGCCGCCCTGAGCCGGGAGCTGCCTTCGCGGGAGGACCACGCGAACTTCCTGAAGGCGCTGCGCCAGTCCAGCGAGGAGGACATCCTCCTGGGGTCGCTCCTCACGCCGTACACCTCGGCTCGAGAGCTGGACCTGTTCTCGGCGATGGCGCGTGACGCGAGGGACAGCTGGTTCCCGCTCCTCGCGGCCGAGACGCGCGCCAAGAGGGACCTGTCCGAAGGACACCCGAAGCAGGCGCTGAAGGCGCTCCAGGACGCGGGGAAGCTCTGCCCGGCGCGCGGCCTGGAGTACCGCTGCCTCTCCATGGAGCTCTTGTTCGCCGACCTCTACCGGCAGCGCCACATGGTGGACGATGCGTTGGACCACGCGGAGCGCGGCTGGAAGCAGGCTCGCGCAACCAACGAGTGGCGGATGGAGGAGGACTTGCTGTGGCTTCTCGCGCAGCTCGCGCGGGTGGTGAACGATGGGTCGCTGACGCGCGCCTACCTCGGGGAATACCTCGAGCGCGGCCAGGGTGACCCGGATGCCCAGCGCCGTGCGCACCAGGACCTCGCGAACATGGCGTTCCAGGAGCTGCGCGTGGACGAGGCCCGGCGGGAAATCGACGCCGCGCTGGCCACCGGACTTCCCCTGTCCTCCAGTGGCGCCTTCGTCCTCGCGGACATCTCCCGGTTGAAGCGCGCGCCCGGTGACGAGGTCCACCTGAATCGGGCGCTGGAGACGGCCCGTTCCAGGCTCGGCACGGGTGAGCACGCGGTGGCCACGCACGTGCTCGGGCGGTTCTTCCTGGAGCAGGACCCGGAGCGCGGCCGGGCGCTGCTCTGGCATGCCATCGAAGAGGCGGAGGCGCCGGAGCTGAAGGAGGACGCGGCGGCGAGGCGGGCGCGGGCCTACAGCTATACGTCGCTGCTCCACGACGCGGGCCGGCGCGGCGACTTCAAGGCGGCGTTGGACCTGTTCGCGAAGGAGCGAGGCACCCGGCTGCCCGGACAATGCCTGCTGGCCGTCACCGCGGACTCCGAGCGCACGCTGCTCCTGGTGCTGAGTCCGTCCGGAGAGCTGCTCGGCCGCTTCGACGAGTCCCGGCGACAGCCCCTGCCTCCCCGGCTCGAAGGGCTGGTGCCGGAGAACCTGCTGGCCGCCCTGCGCGAGTGCTCGCGAGTGGAGGTGCTCGCGCGGCCGCCGCTCCATGGCCGGGCGGGACTGCTTCCTCCGGGGATGGCGTGGAGCTACCTGACCCGCACCGCGCCTCCCGCCGTGCAGCGCACGGGGCCCGCCGTGCACCTCGTCGTCTCCGGCGTGGCGCTGCCGCCCGGCAGCACCCTCAAGCGCCTCAACACGTGGACGCCCAGCTTCGGGCCCGACGAGCAGCCCATCACCCTGTCGGAGATGGAGGCGACGCCCTCCCGCGTCCTCGACGCCATGCGCGACGCCACTGAAATCGACCTGGTGGCGCATGGGGTCATCAACGGTACTTCCGACAGCTCCTACCTGATGCTGGCGCCCGGACCGGAGGACCCGGAGCCGGAGCTGAGCGTGCCGCAGGTGCGCCACGCTTCGCTGCGGGGGGCGCCCTTCGTGGTGCTCGCCGCGTGCCACGCCGCGCACACGACGTACTCGCTCGACACGCCCTTCAGCCTTCCGGCCGCCTTCATCGACGCGGGCGCGCGTGGCGTGCTCGCGGCCACGGTGGAGATTCCGGACCTGGAGGCCGCCGCCTTCTTCAACGCGGTCCGCGAGCGCATCCGCTCGGGTGCGCCTCCGGCCCTCGCCCTGCGCGACGAGCGGATGAAGTGGCGCGAGCAGCAGCGGGGCGCGTCGTGGCTCGACAACGTCCTGCTGTTCGAATGA
- a CDS encoding RNA polymerase sigma factor, which produces MDRESYVRWIREVVARNRPLLLAEANKLCRNSTDADDLVQETLLRFVQSADVQRGPSDERGCVCLMVRILSNRFCDMYRRGRVRDRHADEVRSQGNELTDPYDIEAPPLFESVTDEQLSQAMQSLSPKLRETFDLLISGKKYREIADAQDISVGTVSKRIFDARARLREFLLKLLNRE; this is translated from the coding sequence ATGGACAGGGAAAGCTACGTCCGCTGGATTCGGGAAGTCGTTGCCCGGAACCGGCCGCTGTTGCTCGCCGAGGCCAACAAACTCTGCCGCAATTCAACCGACGCGGACGACCTGGTGCAGGAAACGCTGCTGCGCTTCGTCCAGAGCGCCGACGTGCAGCGCGGGCCCTCCGACGAGCGCGGGTGTGTGTGTTTGATGGTCCGGATTCTCTCCAACCGCTTCTGTGACATGTATCGCAGGGGGCGGGTCCGGGACCGGCACGCGGACGAGGTCCGGTCTCAGGGAAACGAGCTCACCGACCCGTATGACATTGAAGCGCCCCCGCTCTTCGAGAGCGTGACGGACGAGCAGCTCTCGCAGGCGATGCAGTCATTGAGCCCCAAGCTGCGTGAGACCTTCGACCTGCTCATCTCCGGGAAGAAGTACCGGGAGATTGCGGATGCCCAGGACATCTCGGTGGGCACCGTCTCCAAGCGCATCTTCGACGCTCGCGCCCGTCTGCGTGAGTTCCTATTGAAGCTGTTGAATCGGGAGTGA
- a CDS encoding nSTAND1 domain-containing NTPase, with the protein MGTAHLEVVGPRLALDEGERDSAPREIVLELSRARRTEDPHAWLELRPQKYHLRMGQGAKRSASFPWGKDVLEDLTALSCLEPDPAVARRLGAVLREFLDELDWGGHEETLERELSRGRGPRVVMRLAAAELYSLPWELVTTRDSGQHLADLPGFTLRYEWPRSVPAARRRGTAAEGRVLLAWSEAADAVPDERHLPALLQAARDAGFDFHPRRDVLAKASLSSLDQALHTAENEGRPVSVLHLLCHGTVLGSEASGHYGLVLNASGDRGGARRVDSGTLQAVLAKYRDTLRMVVLCACHGGDASPRASPLGSVAQELHRGGIEMVVASRLPLSSEGSVILARTLYTKLLADSCSLEEALGEVRRRLRVEARGFDWASLQLYARRSGHLDLRPVVLRPYQGLVPFSQENRRFFFGRERLEATLLARVREAVSGQRPRFQVVAGASGAGKSSVVRAGLIPRLPPEAWDVVEVRPCELVGRPRGTVGVHSEALRELLHRLHRVWDSEPLPDDVRAEPRDVLAEARRLRQVRAERRLLLVVDQLEEVFIHLGAEERQSVMQVLWALSCERELGCVVVATMRVDSFERCGEVLLDDVTRLDAVVYSELHRVFVAQLRPEELTEVIVKPARRVGLELEAGLVERLCRDVGQEPGALPLLEHTLDLLWQGREGHRLTHATYERMEGVAGSLTQTAERLYEALEDGEHEQVRRLGAELVALGEETTPDSRRRVWLDDLRPVEPKERSDFDRVLEKLVDQRLVIRGGDAERGGRVWLEVAHEALIRRWPRLRGWLRSNRTRLLQWRELRAMAETWQAHRGDADDGRSYLATGERLAGALRIRREHERQPTAVVREFLLASERHERQQLLRHWMLLAGLVTGLGVCGGMALDLGAQRDALGAQRDALESRLREAGTLARRIHYAGQSLSTLGTEREELLRQVEGLLLHLGAASESGLQLERISRHLHDGDAAMARGDAAKAYADYSQAFQRATRLRTDQPESVLYQSVVGTLHSKLGETALKQGQFKEALRHYEAHRELLEGLLKEDPTNEGFWRELNDVESHLKALDAKAP; encoded by the coding sequence ATGGGCACGGCACACCTGGAGGTGGTGGGCCCGCGGCTTGCGCTGGACGAGGGGGAGCGGGATTCCGCGCCTCGCGAAATCGTGCTGGAGCTGTCGCGCGCGCGCCGGACGGAGGACCCGCATGCCTGGCTGGAGTTGCGGCCGCAGAAGTACCACCTGCGGATGGGCCAGGGGGCGAAGCGCAGCGCGAGCTTCCCGTGGGGCAAGGACGTGCTGGAGGACCTCACGGCGCTCTCGTGCCTGGAGCCGGACCCGGCGGTGGCGCGGCGGCTGGGCGCGGTGCTGCGCGAGTTCCTCGACGAGCTCGACTGGGGCGGCCACGAGGAGACGCTGGAGCGGGAGCTGAGCCGGGGACGTGGCCCCAGGGTGGTGATGCGCCTGGCGGCGGCGGAGCTGTACTCACTGCCGTGGGAGCTGGTGACGACCCGGGACAGCGGGCAGCACCTCGCGGACCTGCCGGGCTTCACGCTGCGCTACGAGTGGCCGCGGAGCGTGCCGGCAGCGCGCCGACGAGGCACCGCCGCAGAAGGCCGCGTGCTGCTCGCCTGGTCCGAGGCGGCGGATGCCGTGCCCGACGAGCGGCACCTGCCGGCGCTCCTCCAGGCAGCCCGGGACGCAGGCTTCGACTTCCACCCGCGCCGCGACGTGCTGGCGAAGGCGTCGCTGTCGAGCCTGGACCAGGCGCTTCACACGGCCGAGAACGAGGGCCGGCCCGTGTCCGTCCTGCACCTGCTCTGCCACGGGACGGTGCTGGGCTCGGAGGCGTCAGGCCACTACGGGCTGGTGCTGAACGCGTCGGGAGACAGGGGCGGCGCGCGGCGGGTGGACAGCGGGACGCTGCAGGCGGTGCTGGCGAAGTACAGGGACACGCTGCGGATGGTGGTGCTCTGCGCCTGTCATGGCGGGGACGCAAGCCCGCGGGCCAGCCCCCTGGGCAGCGTCGCGCAGGAGCTGCACCGGGGCGGCATCGAGATGGTGGTGGCGTCGCGGCTGCCGCTCTCTTCCGAGGGCTCGGTGATTCTGGCGCGGACGCTGTACACGAAGCTGCTGGCGGACTCGTGCTCGCTGGAGGAGGCGCTGGGCGAGGTGCGGCGCCGGCTGCGGGTGGAGGCGCGAGGCTTCGACTGGGCGTCGCTGCAGCTCTACGCGCGCCGCTCGGGCCACCTGGATTTGCGGCCGGTGGTGCTGCGGCCGTACCAGGGGCTCGTTCCCTTCTCGCAGGAGAACCGGCGCTTCTTCTTCGGCCGGGAGCGGCTGGAAGCGACGCTGCTGGCGCGCGTGCGCGAGGCCGTGAGCGGGCAACGGCCGCGCTTCCAGGTGGTGGCGGGCGCGTCCGGCGCGGGCAAGTCCTCGGTGGTGAGGGCGGGGCTGATTCCGCGCCTGCCGCCGGAAGCGTGGGACGTGGTGGAGGTGCGGCCCTGCGAGCTGGTGGGCCGGCCGCGTGGGACGGTGGGCGTGCACTCGGAGGCGCTGCGCGAGCTGCTCCACCGGCTGCACCGGGTGTGGGATTCGGAGCCGCTGCCGGATGACGTGCGCGCCGAGCCGCGCGACGTGCTGGCGGAGGCGCGGCGGCTGCGGCAGGTGCGCGCGGAGCGGAGGCTGCTCCTCGTGGTGGACCAGCTCGAGGAGGTGTTCATCCACCTGGGTGCCGAGGAGCGCCAGTCGGTGATGCAGGTGCTGTGGGCGCTGTCCTGCGAGCGGGAGCTGGGGTGCGTGGTGGTGGCCACCATGCGGGTGGACTCCTTCGAGCGCTGCGGCGAGGTGCTGCTGGACGACGTTACGCGGCTGGACGCGGTGGTGTACTCGGAGCTGCACCGCGTCTTCGTCGCGCAGCTGCGGCCGGAGGAGCTGACGGAGGTCATCGTGAAACCGGCGCGCCGCGTGGGCCTGGAGCTGGAGGCGGGGCTGGTGGAGCGGCTGTGTCGCGACGTGGGGCAGGAGCCCGGAGCGCTGCCGCTGCTGGAGCACACGCTGGACCTGCTGTGGCAGGGGCGCGAGGGCCACCGGCTGACGCATGCGACGTACGAGCGCATGGAGGGTGTCGCCGGCAGCCTGACGCAGACGGCGGAGCGGCTGTACGAGGCGCTGGAGGACGGCGAGCACGAGCAGGTGCGCAGGCTCGGCGCGGAGCTGGTGGCGCTGGGCGAGGAGACGACGCCCGACAGCCGGCGCCGCGTCTGGCTGGACGACCTCCGCCCGGTGGAGCCGAAGGAGCGGAGCGACTTCGACCGCGTGCTGGAGAAGCTGGTGGACCAGCGGCTGGTCATCCGCGGTGGCGACGCGGAGCGCGGTGGCCGGGTGTGGCTGGAGGTGGCGCACGAGGCGCTCATCCGCCGGTGGCCGCGCCTGCGCGGCTGGCTGCGGTCGAACCGGACGCGGCTGCTCCAGTGGCGCGAGCTGCGGGCCATGGCGGAGACGTGGCAGGCGCACCGGGGCGACGCGGACGACGGCCGCTCCTACCTCGCGACGGGCGAGCGGCTGGCGGGCGCGCTCCGCATCCGGAGGGAGCACGAGCGGCAGCCCACGGCGGTGGTGCGCGAGTTCCTCCTGGCCAGCGAGCGCCACGAGCGCCAGCAGTTGCTGCGGCACTGGATGCTGCTCGCGGGGCTGGTGACGGGCCTGGGCGTCTGCGGGGGGATGGCCCTCGACCTGGGGGCCCAGCGCGACGCCCTGGGAGCACAGCGCGACGCCCTGGAGTCGCGCCTGCGCGAGGCCGGCACCCTTGCCCGGCGAATCCACTACGCGGGCCAGTCGCTGAGCACGCTCGGCACCGAGCGGGAGGAGCTGCTTCGCCAGGTGGAGGGGCTGCTGCTGCACCTGGGCGCGGCCTCCGAGTCCGGCCTCCAGTTGGAGCGGATTTCCAGACACCTGCACGACGGCGACGCGGCCATGGCGCGCGGAGACGCGGCGAAGGCCTACGCGGACTACAGTCAGGCGTTCCAGCGCGCCACGCGGCTGCGCACGGACCAACCGGAGTCGGTGCTGTACCAGAGCGTGGTCGGCACGCTGCACTCCAAGCTGGGGGAGACGGCGCTGAAGCAGGGCCAGTTCAAGGAGGCCCTGCGGCACTACGAGGCGCACCGCGAGCTGCTGGAGGGCCTCCTGAAGGAGGACCCGACGAACGAGGGCTTCTGGCGCGAGTTGAACGACGTCGAGTCCCACCTGAAGGCGCTGGACGCGAAGGCCCCGTAG
- a CDS encoding MtsA protein codes for MTGTTRRRAIFAALVAVVAGAGVVVWRRGAKPEEQAPVAASPVKSESTTGPRLLSVGPRLTSNETSQPLSVYGERLVPGLRLVLGPPLSRELPLVVVDAGHAYARLPSGLALPEDVPQVVVEARLSGDAEGSARLAVVNDAAFVDLTAMALSPDGRTLFVASSPTDTVYSLDVESGRVDSLATGDGPSALATFKDADGKPWLGVAHRFQPELRLYALDAPGSAPRVLPAPLGAQGLEVDGAHGVAFIAEQVKDRVHALSLADGKTRWSSAVDPNPRALARWKGLLAVGSLQTGQLELLRQEDGALVATVVPGPGVSILGGHTEPFRAQVMGGKAPRALVASERLGRVFMASLGPNVGPNPKRMEVSANSGVAVVDPASGAYVRHRGFGMGVTEGLALDDAAGLLYAADVGIGRVRVLDARALAGKDEKAARGAVLQEVALAPPDGTPRIRPAADFGVNGRAGEELHSGPRSLALSPDGGTLYVLNRFTRTVAVVDVHEARAGRARVVRQLPVVPGRTQAKRRLGQVLYYVDLGRTGITCDGCHIEGHTGGVFYEKTQPNRIYRSTTVLGSRDTPPYFTPASQHSLADTASFVGGRNRFHNPDPSVQEVDALAFFNSLMSTPPNPYRGEDGAPPETVELPDGRSGHPARGRELFEGRGRCVQCHPAPLYTLDQDPATRGQYLDVGTPIALPLRLEQQTLVPGAAPPSLVGAWDVWPMLTSATAGYAVKDERLVVGTRFPLRAVVEASGPKHGDAQALTPEERDDLLAFLLTL; via the coding sequence GTGACAGGTACGACTCGCAGGCGGGCAATCTTCGCGGCACTGGTGGCGGTGGTGGCCGGCGCGGGTGTGGTGGTGTGGCGGCGGGGCGCGAAGCCCGAGGAACAGGCGCCCGTCGCGGCGTCGCCGGTGAAGTCGGAGTCCACGACGGGGCCCCGGCTGTTGTCCGTGGGGCCCCGGCTCACCAGCAATGAGACGTCTCAACCGCTGTCTGTCTACGGTGAGCGGCTGGTGCCGGGGCTGCGGCTGGTGTTGGGCCCGCCGCTGTCGCGCGAGCTGCCGCTGGTGGTGGTGGACGCGGGCCATGCGTATGCCCGCCTGCCGTCCGGCCTGGCGCTGCCGGAGGACGTGCCGCAGGTGGTGGTGGAGGCGCGGCTGTCGGGAGACGCGGAGGGTTCCGCGCGCCTCGCGGTGGTGAACGACGCGGCCTTCGTGGACCTCACGGCGATGGCGCTGTCTCCGGACGGGCGCACGCTGTTCGTCGCCTCGTCGCCCACGGACACGGTGTATTCGCTCGACGTGGAGTCGGGCCGCGTGGATTCGCTCGCCACGGGGGACGGGCCCTCCGCGCTGGCGACCTTCAAGGACGCGGACGGCAAGCCGTGGCTGGGCGTGGCGCATCGCTTCCAGCCGGAGCTGCGCCTGTATGCGCTGGACGCACCGGGGAGCGCGCCGAGGGTGCTGCCCGCGCCGCTCGGCGCCCAGGGCCTGGAGGTGGATGGCGCGCACGGCGTGGCCTTCATCGCGGAGCAGGTGAAGGACCGCGTCCATGCGCTGTCGCTGGCCGACGGGAAGACGCGCTGGTCCTCGGCGGTGGACCCCAACCCGCGCGCGCTGGCGCGGTGGAAGGGGCTCCTGGCGGTGGGCAGCCTCCAGACGGGCCAGCTGGAGCTGCTGCGGCAGGAGGACGGCGCGCTGGTGGCCACGGTGGTGCCGGGGCCGGGCGTGTCGATTCTGGGCGGCCACACGGAGCCGTTCCGCGCGCAGGTGATGGGCGGCAAGGCGCCGCGCGCGCTGGTGGCGAGCGAGCGGCTGGGCCGCGTCTTCATGGCGAGCCTGGGCCCCAACGTGGGCCCCAACCCGAAGCGCATGGAGGTGAGCGCCAACAGCGGCGTCGCGGTGGTGGACCCGGCGAGCGGCGCCTACGTGAGGCACCGCGGCTTCGGCATGGGCGTGACGGAGGGGCTGGCGCTGGATGACGCGGCGGGCCTGCTCTACGCGGCGGACGTGGGAATCGGCCGTGTGCGCGTGTTGGATGCGCGCGCGCTGGCGGGCAAGGACGAGAAGGCCGCGCGCGGGGCGGTGCTGCAGGAGGTGGCCCTGGCGCCGCCGGACGGCACGCCGCGCATCCGCCCGGCCGCGGACTTCGGAGTCAACGGACGGGCAGGGGAGGAGCTGCACTCCGGCCCGCGCTCGCTGGCGCTGTCTCCGGATGGGGGCACGCTCTACGTGCTCAACCGCTTCACGCGGACGGTGGCGGTGGTGGACGTGCATGAGGCGCGCGCGGGCCGGGCCCGCGTGGTGCGCCAGCTTCCGGTGGTGCCGGGGCGCACGCAGGCCAAGCGCCGCCTGGGGCAGGTGCTCTACTACGTGGACCTGGGCCGCACCGGAATCACGTGCGACGGCTGCCACATCGAAGGGCACACCGGCGGCGTCTTCTACGAGAAGACGCAGCCCAACCGCATCTACCGCTCCACCACCGTGCTGGGCAGCCGCGATACGCCCCCGTATTTCACGCCGGCCAGCCAGCACAGTCTCGCGGACACGGCGAGCTTCGTGGGGGGACGCAACCGCTTCCACAACCCGGACCCGTCGGTACAGGAGGTGGATGCGCTGGCCTTCTTCAACTCCCTCATGTCCACGCCGCCCAACCCCTACCGGGGCGAGGACGGCGCGCCGCCGGAGACGGTGGAGCTGCCGGATGGCCGCTCGGGGCACCCCGCGCGTGGGCGCGAGCTGTTCGAGGGCCGGGGACGCTGCGTGCAGTGCCACCCCGCGCCGCTCTACACGCTGGACCAGGACCCGGCGACGCGCGGGCAGTACCTCGACGTGGGCACGCCGATAGCGCTGCCGCTGCGGCTGGAGCAGCAGACGCTGGTGCCCGGCGCGGCGCCGCCGTCGCTGGTGGGCGCCTGGGACGTGTGGCCCATGCTGACGAGCGCCACGGCCGGCTACGCGGTGAAGGACGAGCGGCTGGTGGTGGGCACGCGCTTCCCGCTGCGCGCGGTGGTCGAGGCCTCCGGGCCGAAGCACGGCGACGCGCAGGCGCTCACGCCGGAGGAGCGCGATGACCTGCTCGCGTTCCTCCTGACGCTGTAG